DNA sequence from the Uloborus diversus isolate 005 chromosome 1, Udiv.v.3.1, whole genome shotgun sequence genome:
tgcctcccccctcctcctttaTTAATAAGCTGACTAATGGAGCAAGAAAGACTGAAAAAAGAAATGCTTGGTAAATgacctattttttcttttgaatatttgtttGTGGGAGGGGGGAGCAATGTGCTCTTCACTGTTGAATTGAGCAACATAcaaatatctttatctttactaataataaagctgaaagtctctctgtctgtcaggatctctttgacgcgcatagcgtctagaccatttggccgatttccatgaaatttggcacagaattagtttgtagcatttgggtgcgcatctcgaagcgatttttaaaaaattcgattttgttctttttctattccaattttaagaacattattccGAGCAAAAttaatcataagatggacgagtaaattgccaagttatcataacgtgaaaccgtaacatgggcaagccaattggtgagaaattcatcatacattatgtgtaaatatacaggcgaaccaaaagaccttttaattttctgctacgggcaaagccgtgcgggtgccactagtttggTTATAAAATGGATATGACAAATCAGTGGCGGTTTCTAGGTATATGTAAACAGGGCTATCACGACACTGCAGAAAAAGTATacattattttgcgttgactTAGAGTGATCGAATAGAGAGGGGGACTCCAAAGTAGTGAGGGCCTTGGGACCTAAGTTTAAGTTCGCTGGGCCCTACCGCGGCCAAAACGGAAATCTCAGTGTCTGTCGTCGATCTGAGACGGCAGCTAACGGGTTGAAAATAATGGATGGAAGCTCTATTTTTAGGAAGTGAACGGCATCAACGCGCTCATTGCTGCTGTCTGACAAGTTTAGcgcataattaaaatagaatcccCCCTGTTTATATACATCCAACgcctaatggggttgtttccaaaattttaaaagtattcttctttttctgaaagagcatgcttaaaaacataggatctcaccatttttttaaataatttataaaagtttaatattttttaaaaattaattaaatcggtgcgctttcattgtttacgcttctgtcgtgtgacatcacaaatgatgaaataccattcactgttgccattcacggagcacaatatttgattcgcatctttactcacgtgtattggcaatgatagggttgatagcaagcgcagagcgcaatatttaattcgcttcttggttatcataacgtttaaacgtggtagaaagatgcgccaaattgcatcatttgtgacgtcatcaagaccatgttttgttttaaaaatcggacatttttaaaaaattaattaaaaaataactgttgggaaaatgaaagtattttctgggtccatgctaatttattttactcattctatcaatttcagtgactaaaagtagtacttttgactgaaggaaacaaccccattacacaACGCTTCTGTTATTCGACATACCTTTCAGACGTAAAATtggcaaaaattcaaaataaattaccCGCTTTGACGCAAATTCAATATCAGTTTAATAAACAGGAAAAAgctgatttttcaaaaatgctatTGTAAAAATCTGGCCGAATTATCTgaaacgtcattttttttttttttttttggctttaaaaacatataattcaACCGTTTTCATGCAGTCAGAAACACCTCTGGAATTGCTTGTCTATCTGTACTACTGCTGGTTCCGACAGGTTCAGATGATCGGCACTCTACAGATTGGTCCGAAAGTTGGTGTACGCCCTTGCCCCCCTTTATTTTCAACATGTTAGCTGtcgttgtttattttttttctttagacaaGTACTTTGAAGTCTTAAGAGTGTTAACATTTGCAGAACACCATCTATAACGTAACACAGTTGAATTCTGCTCCATTTTCTTGCTGTTTGTGGCAAAGCATCTCCGAATCACCGAAACTTCGTCAGTAGAGCATTCAGACATCACTACTCTCTGCGTGGTTTGTTTTGATCATAACCACCCATATGCATGCAAAGAACCTAAGATTAGCAAATGTGTTAAAACCAAGAACCAAGTTCTGAGAGGGGGTTTCGACTCCCCTGCTCCCGACTGCGCCACTGAACTCCACAAAGCATCTGCGAAAATATGGCGCAGATTCGACCAGAACTAACTTAATGTCGAAAATTAAGGGGGAGGGGTACGCGACTTTCGGACcattttgtattgtatttagaatatttttgtgaaCGTTAGAGAAACTGTACTTTACAAAAGCACCTTTTGCAAGATATTTCGaaaaagaaaggggggaggggggtaacgACAGGTAGAAAGAACCGGGCAGaagagagaccatgtcagcctattTGGAAATCTGCCCGGCCCTTGAGAGGGCCCGGTTCGGAAACGAAGTATTTTGTTTTATAAGTTTTGTGGGGGAAGGAGATCCGGATATCAAACAGACAAGGGGTACTCCTTGGATCTCGGCAAACCCTGAAAAAGAAATATCAAGTCCTTTCGTATTATATTAAGTACAGAAAAACTTCGGGAAATTGCCAGTTTACCTGTTCTTTGTCTGTGTAAGTTTCCCATTTTcttatttgaagcaaattttgTTTCATCTAAGGATTGGGAATCGTCTAGTCTCAGAGCAGGCCAAGATCTACTCAAGTGAGAGTTTCTAGAAATACATTTTactaatttaagtaaaaaatagaaTTCAAGTTAAGTGCATATTTGAAAGAAAGTAATTTCATTAGGAATTTCTAACTCTAAAAGTTCTAgctagattttaaaaaagaaattatagaaattataaaattaataaaatacataaatttgaaatggatgaaatgaaatttaacgtaaagaaatgtttaaaaaaaaacattcagaatACTGCATTATCTTCGGTAATTTCAAAAGCATTGTtattatcaacaaaattttacatgTATAGAAAACTACGGATGTGATATGAGATACAATTTAagtgtttgttaataaattagtTAACTTTACTTCATTGAAGAATTCAGATAGATCGAATTCTGAATATCAGGATATTCGTCCCAgtattgttctttttctgttgTTTTAAAAGTATCCATCCTTTCAGTTTTCTTCTATaaagaaatagaataaataaaaattgatgcgTGTActcgcgtacacacacacacacgttaaAAGTTGCGCATCTTGGAAtcctaatttttaatgaatttttcgtTGAATATGTTGagagtgaaattttttcaaggCTGCGGAGTCAGTCGGAGGGAAAATGTCCGATTCTGactcctggaattttagagccttcgactccaacttttttaccccaaaatcagtctgactccgacttcgactcctaaGCACTGAAAGAGTTACAGACTCGGAGGAAAaatgaacgactccgactcctgtaatTTTAAagctcccgactccgactccgcagcgcTGCAAATTTCAATCTGCAACAGATATAATGCACGCTTATGTACGACACCAAGTCTCAAGACCTCAAATGAGGTAATATTATCTAATACAGGGGTTCCCAACTCGGGGGTAATTACCCTCGAAAGGGGTAAAATGGGATTTTCCAAGAGGTAAAAATACGTACAATCATTGAGACATCTTTGGGTTATTTGTAAAAATCATGTGCATCAAATCTAATTACCTAATCAGTAATGACTAGTGAAAAAAGTTCTTAACTTGGAGCTCGTCTAACGATGTGTATTGGTCGAAACAATAACTATCAAACAATGTTTTTGTACCTAAACAATATCAACTGTCTCATTAATTCCTTTTTGGTATCACAAATTATAAAAAAGAGAGGTATTTTCTTTGCCCGAATGattgaaatagtttaaaatatttttttacttttcatagttACTTTTCAAGAGGGGAAAATCTCAATAGCTAATTTGTTTTCAGACTGAACGCTTTCGGGTTAGGAGGGAGAGGGATAATTGCTAATATTTTACCCACGTTTTCGGTATTGGCcttaaaaaggttgggaaccactgaccTAGTAAATAGCAAGGTTCAAACATTAAGATTGTGTTTGAAAGTTACGGAGCAATTAGTTTTAGTACTGACGTTTTTCTAACAACAATAATGCAAAACTAAAGCTTTAGATCAGcttaattttaagtttaagaaaaaacgTTTAAAGTGAATGAATAGCTTACTTGATTTGATACGTCGTCGGAATGTCTCCAATAGTCCCCAAACCACTTATCGTTGTAATCTGTTTCGACTACAGAATTTCGAATTTTCCTCTGCTCCACTGAATGATATAGGCCCGAAAAGTATGGATACCTCAAAGCCTgcataaaaatataagaaaaagatCGTTGAAAGATTTGTGCGCTTTTTAAAATGGCAGAGGACAGTAGCTATGAATTTATGCAAATGAGACTCGTCATTTAGAGGATCTGGGGGGCGGGGGTGTTGGCCTCACCCCCTAGCTTTGGaagattaatgtttttacatataagtgggcgtggtttttggcTGCTTTCCAATAAAATGTGCATTGAGTGCTAGGGTAtgtcagaaaaataaaagttttaatttttgacatgCACATTTGGGATATAATGTATTTGAACCCGAGAAATTCATttctagtattatttttgaaaaatactaaggTTTAGCTACAGAAAAACGAGCTCAAAGGtttgaaaaaaggtaaaaaatgccCAATTTCCAAAATTCACGTAACTAAAATAATGTTGAAGCATAAGTCGGTACAGAAAACTTATCAAACCAAGGTTATACGAAAGAAAGTCGGGTGTCACACAAAAGCAtgcataagaataaaaataaacgactgaataaataaaaacttttctgcACATAAAAATTTAGCAGTTTCCATTTTGTCCATCGGCACAAAATACTGATGAGACCTAAGTGTCTGCAAAACGAAATAAAAAGCTAATTGTGATGGATTTTCAGATTTAAGAGTTTTAAATATGCTTTACACAATTacacattatttttcttcaaacagATTCAACGGAGCACATGAGTTAATAACAATTCTAAAGTAGACCGAAAATAACATGTGGTTGTTGACATTAAACAAAACACAGACAGGCTTTTGCCAAAAACTCAAATGTAACTAACTGATTATAACAATTTAGTTGGCTtatcacaaaaaaattatatatatatatatatatatatttggcaaAAGCAGACATTATCCAATCTGTATGACAGAGctgttaaacaaaattaaaactttactacTAGCTGTATACGTAGGATGAATTTTACGTACATCGTCTCGTTTGATTTTATTGATAGATTTGCGTCATAATCATCTTGTAACATGTCTAAGTATTAGTTGTAAACCCGTTAATTACTATGACAATATTTCCTTTCTCACTGCTCTTACTGCTCTGATTCCTAATAAATTTGTCAGCCCAATTTTTCCCCATtgatttgctcccccccccccaccccatccccttgtttttttttttttttgcaattgttaatcttcttatttttattaaaatatttatatacttttaaattttgtcagCATTTGCCTTCATTCGTTTCATGGTTATCTtcttattaatgttatttatgTAATAGctttatgtttattaatattagTCGTTCTTTTTCATGCTCTCGGGTtatgaatttgtaaaaataatactaacaaattttcaaaatagaacacTAAACCAGCGTatgtgttatttaaaatttagaaatatgcTCCTAATATGGACTCAATCTAAAATATTCAATTCATTGTGTgcagaaaattataaaatgacaGTATGATATTTCGAATTAATTACAAAAGAACTATTTTAGTACCAATACAGCTGACGGTCGAAGACTTGGATTCCATTTCAACATGTCGCCAAATAATATCAAACCTTCCAAACTGATACCGAGTACCACACTCGAAAGCGAAAGGCtggaaaattttgggaaaacaaAATTCATCTGAGACGCCAATTGGTATCCTTCAGGCCATTCtctctggaaagaaaaaaataaccctTATTATGTGTTTTGAACCATTGTACAAGATTATTAAAAGTGTGTTATCATGTCCGTAAATGATTAGTTTCAAAGTTCTCTAAGCTTattaatgatgaaaagtttagaaaaaaatgattCTGAAAACAAACGTTTAAATTGCTAATTGGTACATCTTAAAGTCGTATTTTAAATATCAAGTATCGTATTACGATGTGCTAAACCCTTcagaagtagaaaaaaaactgtgctgccaaaaaaagaaagaacgaaactACATTTTGGAAGCATTTCATAACTAtcgaaaaataataattgaaaaatcatCGCAGAAAACATTATACTAATTAAATTTGCATAGTTCGTTCAGATTGATACCAAAAGAGAGAGAGGAGGGGGGaacttatacattttaaaaacaggATTAGCACATTTTAGGTTTATATAActgcaagagggggggggggggacacagcaCAAGAGCTggttacttaaaaataataaacctgtGCTTCTTAGATAAAAAACTGGTGAAAAAACCTtcataaataattacaaaatttctCAATTAATTCTCTCATTTAGctcaaaataattacaaaaagaaaaaaattacttaaaattcagaGAAATAATTAACTGTGGGCAAACATTTCATCAGTTCTGCTCAAAAAaggaatagataaataaaataaatatgctagggaattatttttatcattcaaTTCTTGACCTGTtgattttgtaatatttaattaCAGATTTCTAGTAATGGAAACAAAGTGAAATCACTTTCCATAAATGTCAACTACAAGGGTGGCTCGTACAACTCATGCAGTGGGTTGGTGTACACCGCCTTCGGTTGCGTACTTTGTGAGCTTCGAACCTTTCTTGCCACCTGCGGCggttcattagtttttttttttcaatgcattaatTACTCTCTTTTTTTGGCGCATATCTAATAATGCACTTTTGCTCGAACCAGGCCAAGATCAACTTTATTCCCGCGTCAAGCCAAACCATTTTCGCTCGAAGCCGGGCAAGGAACTATTGGCGATTTGGCAACAGCGTTCCGAATTTTCGGAACGAGGAAATTGTCAGCAAGGATAAACGATTTGACTAATACATCCAGTAATTCAAATCCTGCAAATGTGAGACTGGGCGTTTGAGGATCCCCGAAAAATTACGAATCTTTCGGTGCCTAAATCGACTCTCAGCTCTCTTTTGTTCTCGAGGAGATGAGGTTAAAGATACACAGGCGATAGACATTCACAAATTTTTGTAGTGTATGGaagtttacataaaattataacaaaaaattttactcactcTTTCAGGCGTTCCTAGGACGGAAGAAATTCGAAATATTTGATCGATCTCACTTCTGCCTGCAAATAATGGTCTGAGGTTGTATAACTCAGCCATAATGCAACCTAAAGCCCAAATGTCGATAGGTGAATTGTAGTTGGTGGAGCGTAGCAAAATTTCAGGAGCTCTATACCTAAAtaggaaatgaaatgaaaaaaaaaatcgtaagttgTCGATAGTGAGTTTTGCGTGAATAGTGAATAGATAAGCAAATGTCTTGACCTGAGACCAAAGGTGGAGAACCTTTGTACACTTCGATGTCGGATTAAATTTGGTAGCTGTGCAAAAAGCTGCACGAACAGAATCTTAGGGTTATTGTTCTCAATTTAGTGTATTGTTTTTTAATAGGCACTGAAAAGCGAATGTAAATATTACCTAGTGCAGTGGCGTACTgggcatgggtgacacccgggg
Encoded proteins:
- the LOC129219757 gene encoding LOW QUALITY PROTEIN: serine/threonine-protein kinase dyf-5-like (The sequence of the model RefSeq protein was modified relative to this genomic sequence to represent the inferred CDS: deleted 2 bases in 2 codons) yields the protein MANSDEDRPFRELEVKNILHQILEGLSFMHKHGFFHRDLKPENVLCMGPDLIKIADFGLAREIRSRPPYTDYVSTRWYRAPEILLRSTNYNSPIDIWALGCIMAELYNLRPLFAGRSEIDQIFRISSVLGTPERREWPEGYQLASQMNFVFPKFSSLSLSSVVLGISLEGLILFGDMLKWNPSLRPSAVLALRYPYFSGLYHSVEQRKIRNSVVETDYNDKWFGDYWRHSDDVSNQVSGSQPF